AGGCTGGTAAATAATTCCTTACCagcctctttggaaaacagtactttgggctggacatggtgggctcatgcttgtaatcccagcactttgggaggtcaaggtgggtggatcatttgaggtcaggagttgaaaccagactgactaacatggtgaaaaccatctctactaaaaatacaggaaaaaaaattagccaggcatggtggtgcatgtgtgtacagctagtgctcgacttacgaccacgattggttccgacggaccggtcgtaacacgatttgatcgtaagttgagtaggctatatgtaccgtactgtgaaatgatgttataaaaatcttttttttttttttttgagacggtgtttcgctcttgttacccaggctggagtgcaatggcgctatctcggctcaccgcaacctccgcctcctgggttcaggcaattctcctgcctcagcctcctgagtagctgggattacaggcacgcgccaccatgcccagctaattttttgtattttttttagtagaggcggggtttcaccatgttgaccaggatggtcttgatctctcgacctcgtgatccacccgcctcggcctcccaaagtgctgggattacaagcttgagccaccgcgcccagcctataaaaatctttaagtcatattttatcataattttctttcattattatatatcataattttctttgttcattttatgccatttgtatcatctctacaccattttgtttcttatttttacattcgtcaggtttaagtaaaacactgcattaccagtacaactggtttaatatttgcaaaacatacaaaattacaaaatacaggtgcatacaaaaatacaaaatacaggtgtaaaaaataccataggaaacattttcccaattgcaaaacatatcaaaatatataaacatgtatgaaacattttattggcaattcctcttggtagacatcttgggaggggtttgatgaaaaatatccaagacacaaaacacaaattgctgtaccgagtctgggataacagttgaaatggtgcacgcggagatggtagtgctgccggaagctggtccacactgtcgtacgcccagctgggcaatgtttgcactgccagacgcagagcagtcgtggctatcaattgtggttgtaaagtcgaatggtcgtaagttgcataggtcataagtcgatcaatgcctgtaattccagctacttgggaggttgaggcaggaaaattgcttgagctcaacagtggaggttgcagtgagccaagattgtgctactgcacttccagcctaagggacagagtgaaactcttatctcaaaaaataatagggccgggcgcggtggctcaagcctgtaatcccagcactttgggaggccgaggtgggtgaatcacgaggtcaagaaatcgagaccattctggtcaacaaggtgaaaccccgtctctactaaaaatacaaaaaattagctgggcatggtggtgcgtggctgtaatcccagctactcaggaggctgagacaggagaattgcctgaacccaggaggcagaggttgcgatgagctgagatcgcgccattgcactccagcctgggtaacaagagcgaaactccgtctcaaaataataataataataataataatagtaataagttgaagataggccaggcgcagtggctcacgcctgtaatcccagtactttgagaggccgaggcaggcagatcatgaggtcaagagatggagaccatcctggccaacatggtgaaaccccatttctactaaaaaatacaaaaattagctgggaatggtggtgcgtgcctctagtcccagttactgaggaggctgaggcaggagaattgcttgaacccaggaggcagagattgcagtgagccaagatcatgccactgcactccagcctggcaacagagcgagactctgtctccaaaaaaaaaaaaaaaaaaaaaaaaagttgaagataGTAGGCGCACCCCATGACCTAGCACTTCAATCCACAGGACTAGGGTGCATGCACATACAGCGAAACACCACTAGCAGTACTGTCTGTAACGGTCCCAAACTGGGGTCAGCAGGAGAATGGATACTGACATCatggtatatttcttttttttttttttttttttttttttgagacggagtttcgctcttgttacccaggctggagtgcaatggcgcgatctcggctcaccgcaacctccgcctcctgggttcaggcaattctcctgcctcagcctcctgagtagctgggattacaggcatgcgccaccatgcccagctaatttttttgtatttttagtagagacggggtttcaccatgttgaccaggatggtctcgatctctcgaccttgtgatccacccgcctcggcctcccaaagtgctgtgattacaggctcgagccaccgcgcccggcatcatGGTATATTTCTACTATTTAGCAACGAAACTGAAATCTGCAGTTGCATGCAGCAATCTTACAAACATAATATTTAGCAAATGATGTCTATAGTAATTCAGTGTAACCAGGAAGGTGTGTGTctctgagggagggagaggattGGATCAGAAAGGCACATGCGAAGGCTTATGGATCACCTCGATGCTGGCTACATGGGCACTTACTTTCTCATTGATAAACTCTGCATGTATGTGCTGGCACTATTCTGTATGTGAGGGCTGCAGGTCTGGTACTGCCAACCTCTGGGCTCTGAACAGGTGGATGCTTACTCCACGTCACCTGTGTGTCCAAACAAGATGTGCTAATCACATCATTTCATTTCTGTGCCAGTTTTACTGGTGAAGTAACCAAGGCTTACAGAAATTGAATAGCTGGCTCTGGTCACCTGGTCCTCAGTGGCAGTGCTGAGATCCTCACTGGATCTGCCTGGCACAGAGCGTGGGGTGGCTACCCCATATCTCTTCCTCTTACTGATCCTGGGTCACATgtctttctgcttagaaattcTCCTGCTTGGCCAGGCACTTGTGGctcatcccaaagtgctgtggctcaatcccagcactttgggaggtggaggcgggcagatcatgaggtcaggagatcaagaccatcctggctaacatggtaaaaccccgtctctactaaaaaatacaaaaagttagctgggcatgatggtaagcacctgtagtcccagatgctcgggaggctgaggaagaagaatcgcttgaaaccgggaggcagaggttgcagtgagctgagattgcaccactgcactccaacttgggctacagagagagattctgtctcaaaaaaaaaaaaaagtgttctaggGTGACGACACATTGtagattttgttttagttttttattttatttatttatttttgaaacagtcttgttctgttacccaggctggagtgcagtggcacaatctcagctcactgcaacctctgcctccccggtttaggagattctccttcctcagcctcccaagtagctgggattacaggcacgcaccaccacgtgtatttttagtagagatggagtttcaccatgttggtcagactggtcttgaactcctgacctcagatgattcacccacctcagcctcccaaagtgctgggattacaggcttgagccaccgcgtccggccctgttttacttttttacatttaagaaagggaaaggccgggcacggtggctcaagcctgtaatcccagcactttgggaggccgaggcgggtggatcacaaggtcaagagatcgagaccatcctggtcaatatagtgaaaccccgtctctactaaaaatacaaaaaattagctgggcacggtggcgcatgcctgtaatcccagctactccggaggttgaggcaggagaattgcctgagcccaggaggtggaggttgcgatgagccgagatcgcgccattgcactccagcctgggtaacaagagcgaaactccgtctcaaaaaaaagaaagggaaaaaagcatATCAGCCATTGAACTGAGAAGGAAAGGGATTTGTGCCCACTATCAGAAGGCTGGGCTGTGGCAGGCtggagcaggcaggcaggcgtTTCTGAAAgcttgagagggcaggaggccgGAATGGGCTTTGGATCCCTTGTACTGGGGCAAGCTTCTCTCTGGCCTGGGTCCCTTCCTGGGGCTCATGGGCTGGGGAGCTGGGAGGAAGGCTAGGGCTACAGCATACAGACTCTTCCTTGTTCTCCCACAGGAGGCCTGTGCAACCTGTGCCCAGACAGAGCCAACAAGGAACACATCCTGCAGGCAGGAGGCATCCCTCTCATCATCAACTGCCTGTCCAGCCCCAACGAGGAGACGGTGCTGTCCGCCATCACCACGCTCATACACCTGGGCACACCGGGCCCCTGCTGCCCCCCAGAGCTGACCGCCGCACCCGTGGTGCAGTGCATGCTACGCTTCTCCCTCTCAGCCAGTGCCAGGCTCCGGAACCTGGCGCAGATCTTCCTGGAGGACTTCTGCTCCCCAAGCCAGGTGGCCGAGGCCCGCAGCCGGCAAGCGCACTCTGCCCTGGGTATCCCAATGCCTAGGAGCGTGTCCCCACAGCAGCGCTGATCCATGGAAACCTCAAGACTATAGCACTCCTACTGCTGGAGACCATGGGCCTGGTGTGGACACAGGGCACAGGGGGAGGACATGCTGCCCAAATGGTGCCTTTTCGGCCATTGGAAAGGCGAATTCTTTCAGCAGGACAGGTAGTTACACTGTGATGAAATGCCATTCAGTTAAGGAACACATCCTGCCAGTTAAGGAAGTCAGACTCAGAGATACATGAAGAAACTGGAGCTGCTTCCATAGGCCTGCACTCAACCCTATGTCCAGTGCCACCACTGCCAGGCAGTGTTGTAAGCAGCTGCTAtgtagccaggcgcagtggctcacacctgtaatttcagcactttgggaggccgaggcaggcggatcacaaggtcaagagatcgagaccatcctggccaacatggtgaaaccctgtctctactaaaatacaaaaattagccaggcacacagtggcacacgcctgtaatcccagctactcgggaggctgaggcaggagaaatgcttgaacccgggaggcagaggttgcagtgagccgagactgcaccactgcactccagcctggcgcctggtgacagaacaagactgtatctcaaaaaaaaaaaaaaaaagccacattccTGGACCCAGAGGCTTTGCAGGAGTGTTCTCAGCAACTGAGACTGAGGCTTAAGAGAGCTACCGTCATAGCAGGAAATAAGGGATTAACCTTAACAGAAGTGTCCGGAGTAGTTTTCCGGGACAGATGCCTCATGGTGAAAGGATCTCACCCTGGGAAGGTGTGGTGCCCCCTTGAGGGCTGTGGAGGATGGATACCTCCCCCAGGGGCTCTCCAGGCCGGGCATTTGGGTGTGGGGATGCCAACCTGGATAACCTGTGGCCCAGCATGAATCGTCTGCCCAGCCCTGCTTTCTGCCAGGCACCGGGTAAGAGACTCCAAGATGAAGATGGGGTCCCTGCCCTTGAGTGACACAGCCCGGTGACTTAACATGGCCATCAGGCATCAAGAAAAGGCCAtgcgagccgggcgcggtggctcaagcctgtaatcccagcactttgggaggctgaggcgggtggatcacgaggtcaagagatcgagactagcctggtcaacatggtgaaaccccgtctctactaaaaatacaaaaaattagctgggcatggtggcgcgtgcctgtaatcccagctactcaggaggctgaggcaggagaattgcctgaacccaggaggcggaggttgcggtgagccgagatcgtgccattgcactccagcctgggttaacaagagcgaaaactccgtctcaaaaaaaaaaaaaaaaaaacaaaaaaaaagaaaaggccatgcGAGTGGTGACACATCGGAGTAGAGGCAGGACTGCGGGGAGCTGCACCTTCCCCCCGCGCCCTCCTCCGCTGTCATACTCAGTGATGGGGAGCCCCTACCCCAGAAGTATATCTCGTGAGAGCATCAGGGACGCAGCGAAAGAATGGTTCTCAAGGGAGACAGGAAGAGACAGCAACATAGAGGATGTGGCTCTGCGTCCTTGGTGCGCCCTGGTCAACAACAGAAGGTACGTGGGACCCGATGGAAAGCTGGAGCTCAGGGAAAATGGGGGGTCCTTGCCTCTTGTGTACCCCCTCAAAGCTGATCCCTTAGATGGCCCAGGAATGGCAAATGCTACAGGAATGGTATCCACATGGGCATGGAAATGGGGCAGACTCAGGGGCCACTGGACTCAGAGGGGAGGGCAGGGTTCATCAGCACCCACCCAGGGAGCCTGTCCCTTTACACTCCCAAATAAAGGGTCCTAGAAGACTAGAAAGCCAAGGTCTTTTATTAAAAGGGTCCCGACTAGTTTTCCCACTCTATTTGCATGCCAGCCAGGGTCCAGGGGCTGGGCCCGTGGCCTGGCAGCACAGAGATTACGGTGTCTGCCTGCTCCATTCCACGGGACCAGAGGTACCAGCACGATGCCACCCTGACTCGGCTCTGCGGTGGCCCCTGCGGGCCTGCCCTTCCTTCAGCTCCAGCCGCTGCCGCGGCGTCCCTCTCATTCCTGCTGTGCAGCTCCTCGCTTGCTGTCCAAGATCTCCCTCCAGTTGTCACTCCAGGAGAGCAGCCGTCTCCTTGTGGGGGGCAGGACCAGGTGCCGATTGTGGCAGCAGGTGAACAAGATGTGCTCCCAGCTCGGGGTCTCCTCATGGCCTAGGACAGGAAAGGCAGCTCGCTGTCATCTGGTTATTTTTACTCCCTCTCCCTACTCCAGGTAGGCCAGAGGCCTGGAGGCTGCCAAGGATGACGGATCCAACCTCGAATTGTGTCCTTGTCATCAATGAGCAGGTCCCCCAAGACCACCGTCTTGTCCCTTGTCAGGATAATTCGCTCTAGGAACTGGGGCCCCAGGTGCTGCTCCACCCAGCGGTACTGTGTAGGAGACACAGGTCTGTCAGTAGGGCCTGATGGGAGCCGGAATTCAGGGGCAAGGAGTGGGGCGTAAGCCCTTgagagccccacccccacccttctGGTTTCtggtagtttctttttaaaatcaggatttaGGCAGCTCCATGTGCGGTGGGGGACCGGGCAGCCACACCTTCTCACCCACACAGTGGTCGTACTTCAGCAGGGGGCTGGTGCAGATGAAGACCTCCGTGCTGCGAGGAGGAGGACGTGGTCACTGCTGGGAGCCGGGAGCCCGAAGCCCACCCAGGCCTCCGCCCGCCCTCGCCCTCCTTACTCCGGCAGGTCGTTCATCTCCCGCACGGCGTCCAAGGCCCCCGGGATGGGCTCCAGGTCCAGGAAAAAGCCTGGGGCTTCGTACACACTGGCCACTTTGTCCTGAAAGACAAGAGATCTGGGTCCCGGTTTCTGCCTCTGGCAGATCCAGCTCCAGCGAGGACTCGAAGACTCGCAGGGAGCCTCCTAGGAGCTCCGGGCTCCGGGCTCAGGGCTCAGGGCTGCGGAGGGGGCTTCGCTCAGGGGCATGCGCCCACAGGCTCCTCCCCAGGGTGCGCTGCCCGCGGGTGCTGGGGTGAGAGCTCTGCTCCATTCACACCGAAGTGGGTGGCCCCGCCCAGGTGGGGACCCCGCGCCCCCTACCGCCAGGTCGGGCCGCAGGGCGCGGTACTGCTCGCGGGCCAGGAAGCCGCGGCGCTGCTCCAGCGGCACATGCGGCTCCCTGGGGAAACGGTCGCGAAAGCCCCGCAGGAGGCCGGTCTCGAAGTCAGCCAGGACGCCGTCCATGTCCACCAGCACGCGTACGCGCCGCGCCATCACCGCCAGGCCGGGACTGCGGGCTCGTGGGGGCACCAGCCCAGCCGGAAGCgcggggagggagaaaggggaagggagcGCCGCTTCCGGAGCCGCcgagtttatttgcatagaacgCTGGTAGACTGGTGCCCGCGCAGCTGGCCCTGCGGTTATGTGAGGCCTTCCTAGGGTTAGGGTACAGGCACGGCTCTAAGGGGCCTTTTTCTGACCCTGCGCTTCTGGTACTCAGCCTTTGTCCCCATCAGCTGCCTCCCAGTTTACAGCAAATGTACCCCACATTACTAGTCGGGGACCGACCTTCCAGGGGTGCAGCAAAGAGATGCCCTGAAATACCGggaagcgcggtggctcacgcttgtaatccagcactttggtaggcggAGGCAGACGATCACCTTaagtccggagttcgagaccagcctgactaacaaggagaaactcccatctctactaaaatacaaaaattagctgggcacagtggcgcatgcatgtaatcccagctactcgggaggctgaggcaggagaatcgccagCCTGGCGAAGAGAGAGAGACTTCTACCCCCGTGTAGAAAATGCTTAACTGATAAATTTGACTCTCCTTTTTGTGGATTTCATGAAACTTCCTGACTCTACCAAAATCTATTTACCTACAAACtataaagccaggcacagtggctcaggctggtaatcccagcatcctgggaggcccaggcagatcacttgagcccaggagttcaagaccagcctgagcaacatagggagaccctgccgCTACAGTAAATCAATAAGCTGgatatagtggtgcatgcctgtggtcccagctactcatgagcctgag
This is a stretch of genomic DNA from Saimiri boliviensis isolate mSaiBol1 chromosome 17, mSaiBol1.pri, whole genome shotgun sequence. It encodes these proteins:
- the ARMC7 gene encoding armadillo repeat-containing protein 7 isoform X2, whose protein sequence is MAQKPKVDPHVGRLGFLQALVTEFQETQSQDAKEQVLANLANFAYDPNNFEYLRQLQEACATCAQTEPTRNTSCRQEASLSSSTACPAPTRRRCCPPSPRSYTWAHRAPAAPQS
- the NT5C gene encoding 5'(3')-deoxyribonucleotidase, cytosolic type isoform X1, encoding MARRVRVLVDMDGVLADFETGLLRGFRDRFPREPHVPLEQRRGFLAREQYRALRPDLADKVASVYEAPGFFLDLEPIPGALDAVREMNDLPDTEVFICTSPLLKYDHCVGEKAMRRPRAGSTSCSPAATIGTWSCPPQGDGCSPGVTTGGRSWTASEELHSRNERDAAAAAGAEGRAGPQGPPQSRVRVASCWYLWSRGMEQADTVISVLPGHGPSPWTLAGMQIEWEN
- the NT5C gene encoding 5'(3')-deoxyribonucleotidase, cytosolic type isoform X2; its protein translation is MARRVRVLVDMDGVLADFETGLLRGFRDRFPREPHVPLEQRRGFLAREQYRALRPDLADKVASVYEAPGFFLDLEPIPGALDAVREMNDLPDTEVFICTSPLLKYDHCVGEKYRWVEQHLGPQFLERIILTRDKTVVLGDLLIDDKDTIRGHEETPSWEHILFTCCHNRHLVLPPTRRRLLSWSDNWREILDSKRGAAQQE
- the ARMC7 gene encoding armadillo repeat-containing protein 7 isoform X1, encoding MAQKPKVDPHVGRLGFLQALVTEFQETQSQDAKEQVLANLANFAYDPNNFEYLRQLQVPDLFLDSLSEENETLVEFAIGGLCNLCPDRANKEHILQAGGIPLIINCLSSPNEETVLSAITTLIHLGTPGPCCPPELTAAPVVQCMLRFSLSASARLRNLAQIFLEDFCSPSQVAEARSRQAHSALGIPMPRSVSPQQR